From Schizosaccharomyces pombe strain 972h- genome assembly, chromosome: II, the proteins below share one genomic window:
- the omh5 gene encoding putative alpha-1,2-mannosyltransferase Omh5: MLGFHNWRRTYWLYLKKLRPINDTYDAPFAIGCKNVAYEASQYPRMNATFMVLARNSDLDGVLSSMNSIERRFNRHFKYPYVFLNDEPFTTEFKKAVKDATDSSIQFGVLDDELWNFPKDVDKDMIDESIAEQVGVVYANFPSYHKMCRFFSRNFYKHPLMQQYEWYWRLEPEVTFSCDISYDPFYYMDKHNKVYGYVIAIKELAKTVPNLFRYTVAHQKISNLPTTDLWSFFLDKRYETRIKKLKEEQKDQGYYVLPEPPLNRIDGQIYNLCHFWSNFEIARLDFYNSKEYNEYVDALENAGGFWTERWGDAPVHSLAVGLLLNRSQVHYFRDLGYQHSTIQHCGQEYGCNCDCPFNIPDYETKPGSCINEWASVMGGFLDE; this comes from the exons ATGCTTG GATTCCATAATTGGAGACGTACATATTGGTTGTacttgaagaaattgagaCCTATTAATGATACATACGACGCGCCGTTTGCGATAGGATGTAAGAATGTGGCCTATGAAGCAAGTCAATATCCTAGAATGAATGCTACTTTTATGGTTTTAGCAAGAAACTCTGACCTTGACGGTGTTCTATCTAGTATGAACTCAATCGAACGTCGATTTAATCGACACTTCAAGTATCCTTATGTCTTCTTAAACGATGAACCTTTTACTAcggaatttaaaaaagcgGTTAAGGATGCTACGGATTCTTCTATTCAATTCGGTGTTCTCGATGATGAACTATGGAACTTCCCTAAAGATGTCGACAAGGATATGATAGATGAGAGTATTGCTGAACAAGTTGGAGTCGTATATGCGAACTTTCCTAGTTATCATAAAATGTGCAGATTCTTTTCGCGAAACTTTTACAAACATCCCTTAATGCAACAGTACGAGTGGTATTGGAGACTTGAACCGGAAGTCACTTTTTCTTGTGACATCTCTTATGACCCATTTTACTACATGGACAAGCACAATAAAGTCTACGGATACGTTATTGCTATCAAAGAACTTGCAAAAACTGTTCCAAATCTGTTTCGGTACACTGTTGctcatcaaaaaatatccAATTTACCAACTACCGATCTTTGGAGCTTCTTCCTTGATAAACGCTATGAAACGAGAATTAAAAAGCTGAAAGAAGAACAAAAAGATCAAGGATATTACGTTTTACCGGAGCCCCCTTTAAACCGAATTGATGGCCAGATTTATAATCTATGCCATTTTTGGAGTAACTTCGAAATTGCACGCTTAGACTTTTACAATAGTAAAGAGTATAATGAATATGTCGACGCATTGGAAAATGCTGGAGGATTTTGGACTGAAAGG TGGGGCGATGCTCCGGTGCATTCGCTAGCAGTGGGTCTTCTCCTTAATCGATCTCAAGTCCATTACTTTAGAGACCTTGGGTATCAACATTCCACAATTCAACACTGTGGTCAAGAATATGGTTGTAATTGTGATTGCCCCTTCAACATACCCGATTATGAAACTAAGCCAGGTTCTTGTATTAACGAGTGGGCATCGGTGATGGGGGGATTTTTAGATGAATAA
- the mug93 gene encoding TPR repeat-containing protein (Paqosome core subunit, TPR repeat protein, human RPAP3 ortholog), with translation MEEKENVNLVEKSNYVALENTREIDVFDEFLNAIGNENTITPVYADSSLTHLRKKSYTKVVHDCTYALVINPYDKKVIWRRGLAYLRLGHPHLANRDWEHSLELDPNNTYIQKSLHRLKEVYYIYRECAETWQLRHLRVASSQQLPVGLRKQYPNIIRGKIWWKKVHDNCQLCGQQCELKKENLSAMRSMLYMANTYAKDDTENHSPSAQIGIESSEDELENKITKGEHSLLVPEELYRSNYPCPQNIDQFLYMIKVLSAPCLYIETFSFPISTINQLFKAHGMSVEQLNLFLKSIHYIGLCSRFCKQWSDKARSLMQALSGLPWFSFVVQHCLHITAAQILLHIPDIQEEEFRNWHVSKKPINNTDLSSEFEIAEIPINCYT, from the exons ATGGAAGAAAAGGAGAACGTAAACTTGGTggaaaaaagcaattatgTTGCACTAGAG AACACACGAGAAATAGAtgtttttgatgaattcCTTAATGCAATTGGAAATGAAAACACCATTACACCGGTTTACGCCGATAGCTCATTAACTCATTTGCGCAAAAAATC CTATACTAAAGTAGTTCATGACTGTACATATGCTCTAGTCATCAATCCGTATGATAAAAAAGTGATATGGAGGAGAGGACTAGCTTATTTGCGACTTGGACATCCTCACTTAGCCAATCGTGATTGGGAGCATTCACTTGAACTGGACCCAAACAATACATACATCCAAAAATCTCTTCATAGATTAAAGGAAGTGTATTACATTTACAGAGAATGTGCAGAAACATGGCAGTTAAGACACCTTAGAGTTGCTTCTTCTCAGCAATTACCTGTAGGATTGCGAAAACAATACCCTAATATAATTCGTGGCAAGATCTGGTGGAAGAAAGTGCACGACAATTGCCAATTGTGTGGACAGCAATGCGAACTGAAAAAGGAGAATCTTTCAGCAATGCGGTCTATGCTTTACATGGCAAATACTTATGCAAAGGATGATACCGAAAATCACTCGCCCAGCGCCCAAATCGGAATAGAAAGCTCGGAGGAcgaattagaaaataaaataactaAGGGAGAACACTCTCTATTGGTCCCAGAGGAACTGTACAGATCCAATTACCCATGCCCTCAAAACATAGATCAGTTTCTTTATATGATAAAAGTCCTATCTGCCCCCTGTTTGTACATTGAAACGTTTTCATTTCCTATTTCCACAATTAATCAATTGTTCAAAGCTCATGGAATGTCGGTTGAGCAGTTAAATTTATTCTTAAAATCAATACACTATATCGGATTGTGTTCAAGGTTTTGCAAGCAATGGTCCGACAAGGCACGATCGCTGATGCAAGCGTTGAGTGGGCTGCCGTGGTTCAGTTTTGTCGTGCaacattgtttacataTAACGGCAGCTCAAATTCTTTTGCATATTCCTGACATccaagaagaagaattcaGAAACTGGCATGTTTCCAAAAAACCCATCAACAATACTGATCTCTCTTctgaatttgaaattgcAGAGATCCCAATCAATTGCTACACATGA
- the git5 gene encoding heterotrimeric G protein beta (WD repeat) subunit Git5, whose amino-acid sequence MDSGSRVNVNIQGTRVLKNKLGKIPDIDISTDGKYLLSASTNDVLLVWDLHTSNKVAFFEAPSVWIMTCAFSPSTKSIAAGGLNNFCVVYDTSVPDADPVELVGHAGFVSCCKYVDDGHLLTGSGDKTCMFWDIEQAKAISVLKGHEMDIVSLDFLPSNPNLFVTGGCDKLAKLWDLRAAYCCATFPGNTSDINSISFFPSNADFVTGAEDGIARCFDIRASAEIFQYSSPSSSPINSVLFSKSGKLLFIAKDKTCEVWDSISSKTITSLTGHENRISSLALTSDGTMLATGSWDECVRLWSSSG is encoded by the coding sequence ATGGATTCTGGGTCAAGAGTAAACGTCAACATTCAAGGGACTCGAGTTCTCAAAAACAAGCTGGGAAAAATTCCTGACATCGACATATCTACAGATGGAAAGTACTTATTATCTGCATCAACGAATGATGTTCTGTTAGTTTGGGATTTGCACACTTCCAACAAAGTTGCGTTCTTTGAAGCACCAAGCGTATGGATTATGACTTGTGCATTCTCACCCTCCACTAAGAGCATAGCAGCTGGAGGGCTGAACAACTTTTGCGTAGTATACGATACCAGTGTTCCAGATGCGGATCCGGTCGAATTGGTTGGGCATGCAGGATTTGTTTCGTGCTGTAAGTATGTCGATGACGGTCATTTGCTTACGGGTTCTGGCGATAAAACTTGCATGTTTTGGGACATAGAGCAGGCAAAAGCCATTAGCGTTTTGAAAGGTCATGAAATGGATATTGTCTCTCTAGATTTCCTACCCTCAAATCCCAATTTATTTGTTACCGGAGGCTGTGACAAATTAGCCAAGCTCTGGGACCTTCGGGCTGCTTATTGTTGTGCCACATTTCCCGGAAATACATCGGATATTAATTccatttccttttttccttctaaCGCTGATTTTGTTACGGGTGCAGAGGATGGTATCGCTCGGTGCTTTGACATTCGTGCTTCTGCTGAGATATTCCAGTATTCATCTCCATCATCCTCCCCCATTAATTCAGTCTTATTTTCCAAGTCTGGaaaacttctttttatcGCAAAAGATAAAACATGCGAGGTTTGGGATTCCATCTCAAGCAAAACCATCACATCATTAACAGGCCATGAAAATCGAATTAGCTCTTTAGCTTTAACTTCTGATGGAACAATGTTGGCAACTGGCTCTTGGGACGAATGTGTTCGTCTCTGGTCTTCGTCAGGgtaa
- the llp1 gene encoding ribosome biogenesis protein Llp1 produces the protein MAKSARSKSIRRNKKVLRENVFQPVIDERTKRLSAHLRDQVNDLTKSSSSKEEGIADNSLKEVSSSEVSDNVGMEVDQPKVSTSGPRDNNRNKWAKKHLKKGKRAKNSNFSKFLKKK, from the exons ATGGCAAAATCAGCACGTTCAAAAAGCATTCGTCGCAATAAAAAAGTG CTTAGAGAAAACGTTTTTCAACCCGTAATTGATGAGCGGACTAAGCGTTTGTCTGCGCACTTACGTGACCAGGTCAATGACCTTACAAAGTCATCCTCTAGCAAAGAAGAGGGAATCGCCGATAATTCCTTGAAAGAAGTCAGCAGTTCAGAAGTATCCGATAACGTTGGTATGGAAGTTGATCAGCCTAAAGTCTCTACTTCTGGTCCTCGTGACAACAATCGCAACAAATGGGCAAAGAAACatttaaagaaaggaaaGCGTGCCAAGAACAGTAACTTttcgaaatttttgaagaaaaagtaa
- the bem46 gene encoding palmitoyl-(protein) hydrolase: protein MAGSLSSAIFNVLKYSGMASLAVTLIALGFLYKYQKTLVYPSAFPQGSRENVPTPKEFNMEYERIELRTRDKVTLDSYLMLQSESPESRPTLLYFHANAGNMGHRLPIARVFYSALNMNVFIISYRGYGKSTGSPSEAGLKIDSQTALEYLMEHPICSKTKIVVYGQSIGGAVAIALTAKNQDRISALILENTFTSIKDMIPTVFPYGGSIISRFCTEIWSSQDEIRKIKKLPVLFLSGEKDEIVPPPQMVLLFGLCGSAKKKFHSFPKCTHNDTCLGDGYFQVIADFLAENDINTPAS, encoded by the coding sequence CAAATACAGTGGTATGGCTTCCTTAGCCGTTACCCTCATTGCTTTGGGCTTCTTGTACAAGTACCAAAAGACCCTCGTTTATCCCAGTGCCTTTCCTCAGGGTTCTCGTGAGAACGTTCCAACACCCAAGGAATTCAACATGGAGTATGAGCGTATCGAGTTGAGGACCCGTGACAAAGTCACTTTGGATTCTTATTTAATGCTACAATCCGAGTCTCCTGAATCTCGTCCCACCTTACTCTACTTTCATGCTAATGCCGGTAACATGGGTCATCGTCTTCCCATCGCTCGTGTATTCTATTCTGCTCTCAATATGAACGTCTTCATCATTTCCTACCGTGGTTACGGAAAGAGCACCGGCTCTCCTAGCGAAGCtggtttaaaaattgactCCCAAACCGCTTTGGAGTACCTTATGGAACATCCCATTTGttccaaaacaaaaatcgTCGTCTATGGTCAATCTATTGGTGGTGCCGTTGCTATCGCTCTCACCGCCAAAAATCAAGATCGCATTTCTGCTTTGATTCTTGAGAATACCTTTACTTCCATCAAGGACATGATTCCCACCGTCTTTCCCTACGGTGGCTCCATCATTAGTCGCTTTTGCACAGAAATATGGTCAAGTCAGGACGAgattagaaaaattaagaaattgCCAGTGCTCTTTCTTTCTGGTGAAAAGGATGAAATCGTCCCTCCTCCTCAAATGGTCCTTTTGTTTGGTTTGTGCGGTAGTGCtaagaaaaagtttcaCAGCTTTCCAAAATGTACTCATAATGACACATGCCTCGGAGATGGTTATTTTCAAGTGATTGCTGACTTTCTCGCTGAAAATGATATCAACACACCTGCTTCTTaa
- the utp24 gene encoding rRNA endonuclease Utp24 yields the protein MGKAKTTRKFAQVKRVINLKDQRLQKKDQKKEKEKTTKNGELVREIPQMASNLFFQFNESLGPPYHVIIDTNFINFCLQQKIDLFEGLMTCLYAKTIPCISDCVMAELEKLGIRYRIALRIAKDERFERLPCTHKGTYADDCIVQRVMQHKCYLVATNDKNLKQRIRKIPGIPILSVANHKIRVERLVDVVD from the exons atggGTAAAGCAAAAACTACACGCAAATTTGCTCAGGTAAAGCGAGTCATAAACCTTAAGGATCAACGattgcaaaagaaagatcagaaaaaagagaaagagaaaactACAAAGAATGGAGAATTAGTTCGAGAAAT TCCACAAATGGCTTCCAACCTTTTCTTTCAGTTCAATGAGAGTCTAGGACCTCCCTACCATGTTATCATTGATACAAACTTTATCAACTTTTGTCTTCAGCAAAAGATTGATCTTTTTGAAGGACTCATGACCTGTCTGTACGCTAAGACCATTCCTTGTATTTCTGACTGTGTAATGGctgaattggaaaaattggGAATTCGCTATCGTATTGCACTTCGAATTGCCAAAGATGAACGATTTGAACGTCTTCCTTGCACTCACAAAGGCACGTATGCCGATGACTGTATCGTTCAACGTGTGATGCAGCACAAATGCTATTTAGTTGCTACCAATGATAAAAATCTGAAGCAAAGGATTCGCAAGATTCCAGGTATCCCCATTTTGAGTGTTGCGAATCATAAAATTAGAGTAGAGCGTTTGGTGGATGTGGTGGATtga